One Nitrospirota bacterium DNA segment encodes these proteins:
- a CDS encoding universal stress protein has protein sequence MFHKILVANDGSEGAKKAVRAAIDLAKRYGAELHEICVEEHLPHYAATVGEVVEAKQEATDYFRRVTAEAELAAMAQGVRLVSHVVPGHEVETIVTFAKDRGFDLLVIGFMGHSKIFGRIWGSTSQNLAKLAPCTVLVVK, from the coding sequence ATGTTTCATAAGATTCTCGTCGCGAACGATGGGTCCGAGGGCGCGAAGAAAGCCGTCCGAGCCGCGATCGATCTGGCCAAACGCTACGGCGCCGAGTTGCATGAGATCTGCGTGGAGGAACACCTGCCGCACTATGCCGCCACCGTCGGCGAGGTCGTGGAAGCGAAACAGGAGGCGACCGACTATTTTCGCCGCGTGACGGCCGAGGCGGAGCTTGCGGCGATGGCGCAGGGGGTCCGGCTGGTCTCCCACGTGGTCCCCGGCCATGAAGTCGAAACGATTGTCACGTTCGCCAAGGACCGCGGGTTCGATCTGCTGGTCATCGGGTTCATGGGGCATTCGAAAATCTTCGGCCGGATCTGGGGAAGCACCTCCCAAAACCTGGCCAAGCTCGCGCCGTGCACGGTGCTGGTGGTCAAATGA